DNA sequence from the Coturnix japonica isolate 7356 chromosome 3, Coturnix japonica 2.1, whole genome shotgun sequence genome:
ctCGTCTTAGGCTTTAGAAATGGCAGATCCACGGCACTTACTTGATGGTGATCATTTTCTTGTTGGTATCGTTGGAGCTGAGCTCCTTCATCTTTAAGACATTGGAAGCCCACTGGAATTTCTCCGAGTTGATGAAGAGCAGTGGTTGCTGCACACTGCTTTGGTAAGTGTCATCGCCCACTGGCAGCATCCATGCATCCAGGGCAATGCCGCACCTGCCAGAAACAACATCTGGGTGATATCACAGCTCCACAGCTTTGTAGGGGTGCTTTGATTTGCAGCCGGTGTGGGGAAAATCTGAAGGTACTGAATAGGTAAACAGAATTGATTCATTTTGTAGCAGCGTGTTTCTACCGTGAGGGAAGAGGATCCAGTCAGAATTGTGTTTGCTGGTCTGCCAGCTCTCAGGGTATCACAACCAACTATCACTGAGCTATTAAGTTCCACCACAAGCCCAACACTGAACGAAGCATGAGCTGACAAAAAGAGATGTGCCAAGCAGCTGTTCTTCAAGAGCCAGTTAGTGGGACCTTAAGCAAGGTGCTCTGCTCAGGTGCCAAGTGTCCCTTTCCTTGTTTTACATACTTACCTAAATCTAATTTCTTTGCTGAGACTCTCAATAACTGTAGCACCACCAAAAGAGTGTCCCATCACAGCTATTCTGCTAGTATCAACAGAATCCTGCCAAAAGAAAgccagctgctgtcagagaCACCTTGTTTTTCTCAACCTGAAGAAGTTTTTCAGGCAACAGATCCTAATGAAGCTGGAAGAGCACAGTTTCAGCTCCATTGCTATACAGATGACCTGAGAACACGTTCATAGGTCTACAGTGAGGCATTCGGAAGAGTTTACAAGCAGTTTAGAAATGGCAGAGGGAAACCAGAAGCGTTACTGGGAGTTTAGCAGAAGGGAGCCAGCAGCTCTCACTCACCTTCAGGTGGTTCCAGTCAAAGCCTGAGTTCAGCACATTCATCACGTCCTCTCCTGAATTGATTTTAAGAATGAGGTCGAGCGCTTTGATGCACTCCTGTGCTCTCTGCAGTACCTGGggacagagcaggagcagaacaTAGGGATGAACTGGGAGTTATAGGATatctgctggctttgctggcCCTCTGTACACAGCATTGTACCTGAGTGGCTGATACAGACAGCACTTACAaactgcacagcagctgtgtgaaaCCAAAGCCTGAGCAAAACTTTTCAATGTGAAATCTGGATTTTGGAGGCCCCAAAGTGCTGAAGCTCTTATGTAGatcctgcacacacacagcaatcTGTCCCTATAGCACAGGCCAAAAACCTGCAACCCCTGCAGTGCCTCCCTGCTCACAGAAGAGGTGCAGGGATGTGCAGAGGTTACATTACACAACCACCAGGAGGGCTGACTTGTGCCTCTTCCTCATGCTCACTTTGGTAAGCAGACACCATTGCATCACTTTGCCACATCTCAATAGCTGTGAAGCTGCCTTTATGCTGGATATACCCAGAACAGGAAGCAGCCTAGAAGCCCTTCCCATTTTCAGTGCATACACACTGttgaaaaacatattaaagCTGTTGCAAATACAGGCTTTCGGTGCTCAGTATGAGAAGTGGTTTGGGGTTCTGGGATTTTGGTACAAGAGAAACTTCAGGACAaaccaaagagcagcagaatcTTTGAGAACTGAGTGCAGCCAGGCAGCAATGTGTCTGTGCATCAGAGTTACAAGTAAATCTCAATCTCCTGACCTCCTGATTAGTGAAATACACAGgcaacagctcctgcagctgatgtACGAGCTCCAACGTGATATATTTAGCTTCATTTAGGAGGATGTTGTTAAGCACACAGGAAAGCAGGCTTGTACCGCTGCCCATTTGGCCCAGTGAGATAAACAGTTCTCTGGTTGAGTCTACAATGCGTGGAAGAAAACACTCCCACCTTTTAAAGGTCGGCTCAGTGCTTGGAAGAGCTTATCGCTATGGCTGCATGGCATccagcagggatgctgcttATCATCAGGAAGTTGCATTGTTTACATTGCTATAAACCACGTTAAGTGTGTTGAAGGTGACAAAGCAAACAACCCCCTTAAAGCAGACATGATTCATCTCGCTATccagcaataaacaagagcTGTACCTGCTGGTGCCGCAGACAGCGCTCCTCCTCCCCTGCCCTGAGCTTCCTGTAGTAGATCCACTCCTTCTCCACACCTGACGCAGCCTCCTCCTCTGGCTCAGAATCACCCTTCTTCTTACAGAAATACGTTGCTGAAGCCGATTCATCTCTGAAATAGCAGCACAAGGTTATTTTGACGTTGTATTCCATTTGGCTTGGGAAAAAGTCCAACAAAGCCTTAGTTTTGACCTGTCTCAAGAGATcagagctcccagccccactgagtGCAGACAAGACCTTGCAAACAACAGAGTAACCCCACCAAAAATCCCATCACCGTTATGTCCTGTGGGTCCTAACAGCAAAAAAGAGCATGATAAAGAGTGACAAACGATAACCACCCATAACAATTCCACTTAAAGCCTCCAAATTAATGTCCCTTTGTACAGCCAGGTGGGAACAGAGCTGGATGAGCGGGAAGCTGAAGCTGAGATGTTAGTTGCTCTTATAAAAGCGAGTTCTCCTACACAACAAGAAGCATTCTGTTATGAGAAAGttccttcccagcacagctcagtaaCATGCAGTACACACACCTGTGCTCCACAGCTGCCACTAGAAAGCCTTGAGAAGCCATCTCTATGCAGATAGCGGAGTAGATGGTCCTGCAATCCAAAGACACTCTGGTGACCACAGGTACACAATGTTTGGTTACACGGCTCCTTAAACACTCACTGTGCCCCACTCTATTGTGCCTGTTtcagccagcagggcaggctgtgtATCCCAGTCCCCAAAGGGTgatttttggtgcttttttgcttttagttgCAGCTCATCTTCACAACATCCTTATGGCTCAGTAAATACCTACACCTCTAatatacaatcacagaatggcctgggttggatCCTGGatcctcaaggatcatgaagctccaaccccccaccacaggcagggccaccaacctccccatttaataccagcccaggctgcccagggccccatccaacctggccctgaacacctccagggatggacggggcatccatagactccctgggcagctgctccagcacctcactgctctttgaCTTCAGAACTTAACAGGGAAACAAACTAAGAAGCCAACCCTGCCTCATTTACAGGCCTTGATTTCAATGGAAGCATAGTGATATACAGCACCCCATTCTTTGCATCATGTTCAGCCCCACAGGGATCTCGCCCCACCCTGAGACCCACTCAGCACCATTCCTGGATGCTGACATTACTGTGGACAACAAAGAGAGTTTGCCCACGAGCTGCAGTTACCTGAAAGCTCCCAGTCCATGGGAGAAAACGAGCAGTGGGTATTTTTCTCCTGGCTTAAAAGCAGCGTTAGATTTTGCAGGACAGGTCACTGAACCtacatgaaaacagaagcacGTGTCATTATTACTGAGATGAGAGACCTACAGACCCGCTCTGTAGGAGATAGCTCAGTAACCCGAAGGCTGCAGGTTTCAGAGTGGCCATCTGAGCATCAGTCTGATTCTGCACACACCTGGGGGACCAAACCCGCTCTTACCAACATAGTATTGGAAAAGCCTTTCCCCCACAGCCCGGTACATGTTGAGGAAGTCACACAGCCCCTGGTAGTACTCTTTGTCCGGAATCCACGGCGTCTCTTCAATCTCTGTGTCGTCACATGATGGATAATACAGGCGCAAAAAGCTGCCCTGGAAttagcaaaaaaacaaagggaagatTGTAATTTATTGATGTATGGCAATGAAAGGTCAGACTTACACCTGCTCCACCTGTACCTTcatcacagcatggttgggttggaagggacctcaaggatcacgaagctccaaccccccaccacaggcagggccaccaacctccacattgataccagcccaggctgcccagggccccatccaacctggccttgaacagctccagggatggacggggcatccacagcctctgggcagctgttccagcacctcaccactctcagagCAAAGAACTTCCTAAACTTACACCAACGTGTGACACAAGGGCAGTGAAGGAAGCAGCAAAGCTTCAGCCAGACGGGTAATTATATTAACTCAACCCCAGGGTAGTCGCAGTGAATTTCCCCTGATGAGCAACTGCTGAACAACACAGGGAAAGGTCCATTGCCATCACTAGGAATTGTAACTGTGCTCAATGCTCTAAGGGAAGGCTGACTGCAGAGAGAAACCAGCCCCGTTGTGGTGCTGTAAGAGAAGCCAGGTGGAGCAGAGCAAAACCCACGGCTTATCTCTGTGACTGGGTGATACCTCACGGGCCTGGAGAGCAAAACTGCAGTGCAAGATGAAAAAGCAAGAGGATATGAAACAGAAACTCGTAGTTAAGCCCAGCAGATGGTACTGCCGTTCCTGCCTTATCGTGGTGTCTCCCTGCACTACCGACACCCTGTTCTCTGGGCAGACACCATCTCACCTCTCACACTCCGtcctgcagctgaagcagcttATCCTCACcaccagcccccagcccccagcgGGACCGTCCCGAGCACAGCGGGCAGAGGGAGCCGGGATGGGGCCAACAGCTGGACGGCCCGTGGGACACAcggctgggggctgctggaccctgagctgtgccccgccgggatgggatggggtgggatgggatggggtgagacgggacgggacgggacgggacgggatgTGATGCAGGCTCAGCTGGGGTCGCGTACATCAGCCCTGCACACAATCACGCCGTCCATCGGGCTCATCCCGGTGCCGTACCTCGGCCGCGTTGCCGGTCATCAGGTCCGTGCAGCCCACGTTGTGCGGGCCCTTCCCGGCGGGGATCCGGTAGCCCCTGTCCGCGCCGCCGCTGCCCATCTCCGGGGCTGCCTTCGCCGACAGACCTGGGGACAGAACGCCGTGTAAACACcccggctcggcccggcccggctccgcCCGTCGCTCGCTCCGTGGGGGCGGTGCCGGCCGTGCCCCGTCGCTCCTCCCCGGAAGGCGCCGCGTGGATCCGGGCGGCAGCTCAACATGGTGCGGAAGCTCAAGTACCACGAGCAGAAGCTGCTGCGGCGGCTGGAGCTGGTGAGCTGGGAGGCGGCTCCGGGACACGTGGCGGAGCTGCGGGCGCTGCGGCGGTTCCGCGTGGGGCGGCGCGAGGACTATACGCGGTACCGGGCGCTGGCCCGGGACATTCGGGCCCTGGCGCGGCGTCTGCGGGACCTGGGCCCGGCCAGCGCCGCGTTCCGCTCCCGCAGCTCCGCGCTGCTGCTGCACAAGCTGTACGCCATGGGGATCGTGGGCTCGCGCCGCTCCCTGGCCGTGTGCGAGCGCGTGTGCGCCGCCTCGTTCTGCCGGCGCCGCCTGCCCTGCGTGCTGCTGAAGCTGCGCATGGCGCAGAACATGCGACACGCCGTCACCTTCGTGGAGCAGGGACACGTCCGCGTCGGGCCGGACCTGGTCACCGACCCCGCCGTGCTCGTGCCCCGCGCCATGGAGGACTTCGTCACTTGGGCCGACGCCTCCAAACTGCGCGTCAAGGTGCTGGACTACAACCAGGAGCGGGACGACTTCGACCTGGAGGCGTAGGGACGGCACAGCCGGGCTGAGATACACGGGGAgaacacagagctgccagcccggcctgcacacagcacacacagcactgaaatgaactgagctgctctgcccacaacacacacacactgcatgAGACCTCACTGCGATGCTGCCAGACTAAGCACACCGAGGTGCCGGGCTCAcccaccagctgcagctgctcccttgCTAAGGATGGCACTGAAGGAGCTTTGCATGAGGCCAAGCAGCCACTGCAGGGCTGTACCAtgtgcccagtgctgctgccaccccaggaaggcaggaaggctTCTCCAGCCCAGAGCAACGTGccagcagggagggctgtgcaGTCAGCGAGGGACCCAGTGGTGCATAATGGGACTGTGGGTGTCTGGGCCTCACACAGACAACAGACAGAAGCGGACTTGGCGTTCCTGTGACAGCTCAGAGCGgggcagggcaggctgcagctccatgctggggGTGTTAGTCCTCAGCccaaaaaggcagaaataaaatgtccCATTTTGAAGAACTCCCCGTGGTGTCTCTTATTGCCTTTCCCTGACGCTTCCCGGGGCTGTTGGTGTGAGCAGCACTTATCTCACTGAACTGTTCTGTGCCACAGCACCGTGAGCACCATGCTCAGGTTGTGTTTGGTCACAGTTccagcttggagaagggaaggctgcagggagacctcagtgtgggcatccagtacttgaagggagcgaataaacaggaggggaatggctgtttgtgagggtgggcagtgataggacaagggggaatggtttgaaacggagacaggggaggttcaggttggatctgaggaggaagtttttcccccagagggtggtgacgcactggaacaggttgcccaaggaggctgtggatgccccatccctgcaggcattcaaggccaggctggatgtggctctgggcagcctgggctgctggttggtgaccctgcacacagcagggggttggagctgggtgagcactgtgggcctttgtgaTGCAGGCCGTGCTGTGATAACATGAATAGATGCAGAAAAGACGTTCCTTACCTGAAGAACGACTCTTCATGAACAGCTTCCGAGCTCTCACCCACAGCGATGCCATCACTTCTCAGGAAGGGCAGAAGGTCCCACAGGGTGCAGGCAGctccccctgctctgctcagggtTGCTGTagcacagggctgctccccacGAGGCAGGATGGAAACCTGTGGCTGCACACCACCTCCTTCCGCCCTGAAAGAAACCATCACACCCTTCACTTGTGCACCAGTGAGTCtctttttaaaggctttttttccccgactctgttctgtgctctgtttgGAGGCAGCTGAGGGGAGGAGCTGGCCTGGGGACAGCgggggggctggaggggggtCCTTCACACTGAGGCCTTTGTGTTGGACCACAAGGCTGAGGCTGTCACTGGAATACAAATGTGCTGCGCTCAGCTGCTGTTCCAGTCAACACAAACTCTGCACGTGGGGGCAGCCTCCAAAGCCCGGTGTTTCAGCGCAGCTTGGCAGGGAGATGatccagcctgggctggtatcaatgtggagcTCAGTGGCCCTGCATGCAGTGGGGAGATTGGAGTTTTGtgacccttgaggtcccttccaacccagccattgTGTGATGCTGTGATACTCTACCCCAGTTTCTGCTCAGAAGAGCAGGAGGTGTAAAGTCCATCAGGCCCTGGTGGCAGATCCTTCAGCAGAGTCCAGAGCTCAGCACATGCCCAGCTATAGCTCATGGGGCTGAGCACTGCCCAGGTAACACGTCCTGAGGGGGCTGTCGCTGCCCATCAGCTCTAAAGGAGCCGGGACGGGGGCTGGGATCTCGCGGGTGGGACGGAGCCGTGCAGGGCGAGCAGGGACAGCCCGAGCCGCGCGTCAGCGCCCCGTCCCGTCCTGCGTCCTGCCGGGACACCCGGAGCCATGTCCGATGACGGCGcactttccctttcctcccaccCGGCGGAGCCGACCAGCGCTGCCgcgtcccccccccccaagctgcaaaccccctcccaccccccctcATCTTATCGGGTGTGCTAATAACGCTGTGAGCTCGGTACGGCTCTGAGCTCCTCCCCGCCCCTCGCAGCACCGCCGCCCCTCGGCTCTCGTTGCCCACGGGCAGCGCTGCCCGtacctgctgtgct
Encoded proteins:
- the PLA2G7 gene encoding platelet-activating factor acetylhydrolase; this translates as MASLWVRARKLFMKSRSSGLSAKAAPEMGSGGADRGYRIPAGKGPHNVGCTDLMTGNAAEGSFLRLYYPSCDDTEIEETPWIPDKEYYQGLCDFLNMYRAVGERLFQYYVGSVTCPAKSNAAFKPGEKYPLLVFSHGLGAFRTIYSAICIEMASQGFLVAAVEHRDESASATYFCKKKGDSEPEEEAASGVEKEWIYYRKLRAGEEERCLRHQQVLQRAQECIKALDLILKINSGEDVMNVLNSGFDWNHLKDSVDTSRIAVMGHSFGGATVIESLSKEIRFRCGIALDAWMLPVGDDTYQSSVQQPLLFINSEKFQWASNVLKMKELSSNDTNKKMITIKGSVHQSFPDFTFVSGEIIGKFFKLKGEIDPNEAIDICNHASLAFLQKHLSLQRDFDKWDSLVDGIGPNVISGTNIDLSPTE
- the IMP3 gene encoding U3 small nucleolar ribonucleoprotein protein IMP3, with protein sequence MVRKLKYHEQKLLRRLELVSWEAAPGHVAELRALRRFRVGRREDYTRYRALARDIRALARRLRDLGPASAAFRSRSSALLLHKLYAMGIVGSRRSLAVCERVCAASFCRRRLPCVLLKLRMAQNMRHAVTFVEQGHVRVGPDLVTDPAVLVPRAMEDFVTWADASKLRVKVLDYNQERDDFDLEA